Within Spinacia oleracea cultivar Varoflay chromosome 4, BTI_SOV_V1, whole genome shotgun sequence, the genomic segment TACGTAATAACTAATGGCAACAAAGTAGAATAATGAATgaccattattttttttataacaaaaagtaaatagaaagaTTAATAAGATTGAGACACGTGTCATCAAAATAGTATTGCTTATGTGAATTAAAATGGTGATGGTtatgctttttaaatactaggtattgactAGATATTGATATGTTCAAGAACATAATTAAAGAACCATTAGTTcttgaaaataattaaactagtTGGTCATGAAATTATATGAACGACTATACCTTTTACGTGTTTAAACTTATTTACTAAATGAGATTAAATTATGGTCAAATTAAATTCATCTGTTAAATATACGAACATAAATGAATTTGaatataaaaagaacataaatttaTTAAGAGTCTCACCTCAAACACCAAAAAATTATTACCTTAATCTTATTATAGCTTTAAAATAAAAGTGTAATCATTTTTTCCATCTTGTTACATAACTGCAATTTAAATCTTCAAATCACTATATTTATTTCTACATTAAATgctataagtttgaaattaaataaaattacttTAAAAACACTATCCAACCCAAATTGTATGAAACATTACGGATTTAAAGTCATAAGTTGAATTAAAGcagtttataaaataaaatagtccATATTAACCCAGACTCAAACCATATCGTATGAAACATTAACGTAATACTCATATTAGGGCCGTTTCGAACAGTTCAGGGCCCTTGTGCGAATTATAAATCAAGGCCCTACAAACAATATACGTACTTTGTACTTCCTTTGTTATTATTCATACACTCTCATTTGGATTTGAACCTCTGACTTGCGGGTCTTATAAAAACTACCTTTTGTCCTGATCACAAACCAAGATGCCAACTTGGTATTTGaaacaaattcaacaatttttatattttatcaaTTTTTAAAATACATTTTTTTGGGCTTCGAGGTCCTGAGATTTGGGGTCCTGTGCTATTGACCTGGATGCACAAGTGAATAGTCGGGCCTGACTGCTACTTTGGATTCAAATAAGTAAAAGTGTAAACATATACTTCGTGTAACATTCTATACTAATCAGAACTAAAAGCAATCCGAACAAAACAGTATGAATCACTAAAATATAATTAGATCAAAATATGTTTAAAACATAAAGCATTCTATATTAGGGTGCCCTAGACTTGAGGGGAGTTTGAAGAGAGTCCGGAGTTAGGTTCTTGGAATATTGTAACAAAAGACTATAACAAGTTTTaaagtgagtttgaaaattcaacacTCACTTAATACTCTACCTTTTCTCCAACCAAATCAAAGTATGTCACATCATCATACTTTATCatatctaatttttttttcttcaggaGTTTAGTTGATTCTGAGCTAATATGAggataatgtgtaaaaatatGGAGAGTATTGTGTaagttaaataattaaaaaataagtaaaaaattGTGAAAATTGACATAGTCTGAAAATTGAGATTAAGTACGACGGATGAACCCTTAATCAAAACTAAAACGAGCCCAAACCTAATCGAAATCATAATTTGATCAGAATATGATACTCCGTAAAACATAAAGTGGTACGTATTAATCAAAACTTGAAAGTATTACACCAAGAATGTAAACTAGACCAGGCCCGGCCCGACCTGTTTAATTCTGATCCGACCCGGCCCTAACCCGGCCCGCTGAACAGGTCTAGTTTGAGGTAGTGAGGGGAATTAAATTATTTGGTGGCTCAAACCAACCAATAATAACAAGAGTCTCGCGAGCCACGATGTCCACGTGACCACAAACGCGGAAAGAATTActgaaatttcataaataaaattataataaaacaaaataaaaaaaacaaaaatacgaAGGATAAAATCGTCAACCAAAAAAGGTACTCAGTATATTGGCGTTCCTCAACTGTCTTCTCTTCGCACAAAAAATAGTTCCCATTATAAATGGTTTCATCTCAACCTCCTAACTCCACTCTATAATCTCGCAATTCTTTCTGGGTTTTGCACTCTCCCCTATTTTTCCTGTCGTCTCcgattttttctctctcttctataTTATTTCCTCCACTTTTGTTGGGAGATTTTCCTCTGTCTTGCAATCGCATCCGATTTGTAAGTCCCCTTTttctgttattttttttttttttttttttttgcctttttCTGCTGAATTTTGAGCTTTATGTTGATGTAATTTTGGTTTATTGTGATGATATATCATCTGGGTGTTCGTTTGTTTTGCTAGATCTGTTTAATTGATCATTTTATTcccctgtttttgtttttgtttatttttattttttgtaagttgtttgatttttgttgatcTGGGTAGGTTTGTATCGTGATCTTAGTGATTTGGGTGGAAATTAGATCTTTTGTTGATTTTAATCTGAAAAAACAATTTCCCACATAGATGCTACATTGCTGATCTGAAGTATGAACACTGTTGtttttaatttctaattttgtgattttgtggAAGTTTGTTCGTATTATTTTTTCGCAGATCTGGAATATTAGTGTTGTTTTTGATCAAGTATAATGCTTAAGTTTAGTCACTGAGAGTGTTATGTTGCGTGATCTGACTGCTTTGATCAATTATcccaatttttaatttttttttgggttggtTTATGCTTGACGTCTTTGATGATCCAAATTGAAtcttggttgttgttgttgttgttgtttattGTGAATGTTAGACTGATAGTTTACTGGTGCACCTGGGATCATGTGATCCGATGTGAGTTGGTGACAATCCGATGTGTTTAATTGCCGTTTGAGTTGTTGTCACATCATATGGGAGTGTACTTTGGGGTCACCTTGTAGGTTATGTTATGCTTGTACATACATAATGTGTAGGATCTGACTTTGTATAATTGTTATGAATTGTTTGTTGTAGAAAGTGGTGCATTATGTCGTCTTACACCCCAAAGAATATTCTTATTACTGGTGCGGCTGGATTCATTGCATCCCATGTCGCAAATCGGCTCATTAGGAGTTACCCAGATTACAAGATTGTCGTGCTTGACAAGCTTGATTACTGCTCAAACCTTAAAAATTTGCGCCCTTCCCAATCATCCCCTAATTTCAAATTCGTCAAGGGGGATATTGCTAGTGCCGATCTTGTAAACTACCTTCTCATCACCGAGTCCATTGATACGATTATGCACTTTGCAGCACAAACCCATGTTGACAATTCTTTTGGTAATAGCTTTGAGTTCACCAAGAACAACATTTATGGGACCCATGTCCTCCTAGAAGCCTGTAAGGTGACTGGGCAAATTAGGAGATTCATCCATGTTAGTACAGATGAGGTTTATGGAGAGACAGATGAGGATGCTGTTGTGGGTAATCATGAAGCTTCTCAGCTTCTTCCAACAAATCCTTACTCTGCTACAAAAGCTGGTGCTGAGATGCTTGTTATGGCTTACGGCAGATCATATGGTTTGCCAGTTATTACAACCAGAGGAAACAATGTGTATGGACCTAACCAGTTTCCTGAGAAATTGATCCCAAAGTTCATTCTTTTGGCCATGAGGGGTAAGCCACTTCCAATTCATGGTGATGGATCTAATGTGAGAAGCTATCTCTACTGTGAGGATGTTGCAGAGGCCTTTGAGGTCATTCTCCACAAGGGAGAAGTTGGTCATGTGTACAACATTGGAACAAAGAAGGAAAGGAGGGTCATTGATGTGGCCACAGATGTATGCAAACTGTTCTCAAAGGATCCAGATGCAAGCATCAAGTTTGTTGAGAACCGGCCTTTTAATGACCAGAGGTACTTCCTTGATGATGAGAAATTGAAGATTTTAGGATGGTCAGAGCGTACCACATGGGAAGAGGGCCTGAAGAAGACAATGGAGTGGTATACCAGTAATCCTGATTGGTGGGGTGATGTCTCAGGAGCATTGCTTCCTCACCCAAGGATGCTGATGATGCCAGGTGGCATTGAGAGGCATGTTGAAGAAGCAGATGAGAATGGTGCTGCTTCTTCAGAATTTACCAAAACCCAGACTAGGATGGTGGTACCTATTACCAAGAATACAGTCAGTTCTCCTCGTAAGCCGTGTTTCAagttcttgatctatggtagaACTGGCTGGATTGGTGGTGTTCTTGGGCAGTTGTGTGAAAAGCAAGAGATTGCCTTTGAGTATGGAAAGGGGCGTTTGGAAAACCGAGAATCTCTTATTGCTGATATCCAGAATGTGAAGCCTACTCACGTGTTTAATGCTGCTGGTGTGACCGGTAGACCTAATGTTGACTGGTGTGAATCTCACAAACCAGAGACGATTCGTGCCAATGTTGTTGGTACTTTGACCTTGGCTGATGTGTGTAGAGAGCATGGGCTTCTGATGATGAATTTTGCCACTGGTTGCATCTTTGAGTATGATGCTACACATCCTATGGGATCTGGAATTGGCTTCAAGGAGGAGGATACACCAAACTTTGCTGGTTCTTTCTACTCAAAGACAAAGGCTATGGTAATAATTTGCTaaccctttttcttttttcttttttctttctctttctatGCAAGATTTGTAACTAAATATCTAATTTTGACCAGGTTGAGGAGCTGCTGAAAGAGTATGATAATGTGTGCACCCTTAGGGTGAGAATGCCCATATCTTCTGACCTGAACAACCCACGAAACTTCATAACAAAGATCTCTCGCTACAGTAAGGTGGTAGACATTCCGAACAGCATGACTGTTTTGGACGAGCTTCTACCCATTTCCATTGAGATGGCAAAGAGGAATCTGAGAGGAATTTGGAACTTCACAAACCCAGGAGTGGTTAGCCACAATGAGATTCTAGAGATGTACAAGAATTACATGGACCCAGAATTCAAGTGGGCTAACTTCACAATTGAAGAACAAGCCAAAGTTATTGTTGCTGCAAGAAGCAACAATGAGATGGATGCCTCCAAGTTGAAAAAGGAATTCCCTGAATTGCTCAGTATTAAGGATTCATTAATCAAGTATGTTTTTGAGCCAAACAAGAAGACTAACTATTCTGCTTGAGAGTTGAGAGTGATTCTGGAAAATCCTGCTTTCAGTAAGCAGTTAGCAGGataggattttattttattttattttattttataccaGTAGCCAGTAGCCAGTAGGCAATGTGGGTTGCTTAGCTATATTCCTTTGCATTCATTATTTTAGCTTCATCTTGTGTTATTTCTTTCTATTTACCTAGATTTTCTCtagaattatttttattaggtGTTCAATTTTTACacagctctttttttttcttttttttttcttttctttttaacgTCTTTCGGTTTAAATGTGGGAATTCGAAAAGAGATACTCGTAGTTTGTTTACATATATATAACAGTTCTCATGTGTAATATTTATAAATCTACTGTTGATTTTGTTCCATAAGAATATTTTTGCATCTTCATTGTTCTGGTGATCataattgtgttttttttttggtttcaatGGAATTAAACTCTGCTTGAATAATGCAATATTAATCATAAAACTAAAACTTCCCTCAAACAGAAATTCATAAAACTAAAACTCGAAGCATTCGAACTTGGAAGGATCATTAGAGCTTTGTTGAAGAAAAAAGATCAAGAGGttctaaaatgaaattttattttgttttaatctTCACACGAGAGAACATATATacacatacttcctccgtcttttaatactcgcaacgtttgttagtttcacgtatgtcaatgcataactttgataatttatatcttaaattctctttatgcaaaaattataaaaagttgatattttgaaaatacacattgagacgaatctaacaagatctcacatgactatgttttatcttatataaaaaacactacgaatagtcaaattagattatatgaatattggcaaaagtccaaacgttgcgagtattaaaagacggaggaagtatattctTTGTCATTGTCAACTACATATTGAACACATGAAATGAATCCCATGTCTAATAATAAGGGAGTAGGCAAATCATCAGAAACACATGCTCACATAACATGCAGTCATGcatatatgaaaaataatacACATCTCTGAACAACTAACTCCTCACTAACATGCACAAGACACTTTCTTCTTTTACACATTAAAATAAAACTTAAATGTATGGAAATGATCATGCTAACGTGTTATGATTATATTTCTAACATGATttcactattattattattattattattattattattattattattattattattattattattattgttattgttattattattattaatcattaataataataatgattattaataattgtaagaccgccttaccgaaaagatcagtttaattgtttaactaattggtcccGTTTCTTAACTAAATTAGTTTcggtacttaactaattgatttcattgcttaacttatatgacaccaagacggtcttttgtgtaagaccgtctaatataaaaatttgtattattattattattattattattattattattatgccaGTCCCTCGTGGGCACCTAGTCGTTAGATTAGACACGAAGTTACACATATGTGGTAGTTGAGCCTAGCACgggcatatatatatatatatatatatatatatatatatatatatatatatatatatatatatttgataaTGTTAACTAGCAAAAGTCTTTGTGATGATGGGTCCTTACTCCTTGCCCTTGGCTTGAGTAAATGTAGGTAGGTATCGAATCCCAAAGAGGCTGATCATCAAACTGTTACGTTTCAGTTAATACTtcctccctccgtcccttaatactcgcaccgttttgactggacacgcttgccaatgcacaactttgaccaccaatatctttaactataaataaaatagggtcaaagtgaattatgggaaaagtgcaaaaagtcaaaacggtgcgagtattaagggacagagggagtaatagaGTTAAAGACATTTCATTTGACATAATTGATCGAATAGAAATAAAACATTAGAAATAGTTGCTACGAGTCTATATGTATAAGTATAATAATAGCATTATTCAGGCTGATTGAAACACTTGGGTCTTGAAGGAATATAGTTACAGGCCGACTTCCCAATTGATCAATGAGGGATAAAAATACAATTAAACTTGGTTGTTAGGAGTTATCTTTGGAAAATGATGAGTATTAAAATGAGTTAGCAACTTAGCACTGTGTGAACCAGTCAACAGACACAGCCTAGCTAGCTTGTATTATgcaatcataaaatattattggCTATAGAATCAGAATTGTGATGGAACCAGGGAATAGTAGTATAAGGTCAAGGTGTTGAAGTTGAAGAGACAGACGAAGACGAAGACGAAGACGAAGATGCTTCAGCCAATCTTGTCAAAAACGAGACAACATCATCTGAGGATCCAATTGTGTAACGAGCACTCGTCCTACTTCTCCCAACGGCACAAGAGAAGTAGTTATCTTTCTTAAGGTCCAATACGTTCCAGGAGGAGGTCTTCTCtaatggttgttgttgttgttgttgttgttgttgttgttgttgtttccgTGACAGCCCACCATTGTTATGATTATTATTTGTCACCTTctctgagtttgagtttgagtttgagtttgaacTTGAACGTTGACCCTTTCCATGCGACCCTTTTGATCCACTTCTATTCGCTGGAGGTTTTGGTGGCGCCCTTTCTGCCAACTTTGAAGAATCAAATGCACCCTTGCTTCTTGGGTGGCTTGCATTCTCACAGGGAAGCTCTGGCTCAAAAAATGTGTATACATCTTCATCCTGGACCAACACCAACACCTCTTATCAATTTCATTCTTTTATCATTATCTCCCATCATTTCCCCAGATTATTTTCAAGTTATATGTCATTTTCATAGGAATATACATACAGGATTCAACTACAACTGAACAAGTGAATAACACCCCGGAAAATGTCAATTTATGTGGACCAACTACAACTTACTAGTCCCTCAATTTCATGGCGGCATTAGTTGTATCCAAACTGGAAAGGTTCAATACTACAATGGACTCTTGTACAATTCTTTTATCAGCTTAAGCAACAACGACAACTGCTAGGATCAAAGATTTGGATTTTAGTATTTTACCTTCTCCAGAAAATGACCGATGCATAAGACATAATCAATTGGTGATTTCAATGGTTTACTGTGCACTATTTCCCCTAATATGCGATCAATAGCAGAACCCTGCATTCAAAACCCAGAAATGGACAGAATAAATAAGTATGTAAAACACTTTCCCCATAATGAATATCAATAAACCAATTATGAATAGAATTTCAAAAATCACCTTTGTAACTCCTACTGGTCGAACCTCAACAGACCTACTACCTTGCACAACTTCAACTGATGCATTTGAAATAGGACCCGTCCAAAGATGCTGTAACATGTCTCTTGCTTGCAATCTTCCAAACTCAAAATCTGCAGAAGCCGAATCATAATACACATGAAGAAACATATCCGAACCAGGCAATAAGGAGTAAAAATGACGGGAAAACTACCTAGGACAAGAAACATAGCAGCATATTGGTAATAAGGAGTAAATAAATGACGTGAAACTAAGTAGGCCAAGAAATATACCAGCATATTTATAATTCCATACAAGGGAAGTATCACGAAGCTCAATAGTCGAACGAGGAGTTCTTTCCTTAAAATACTCAAAAACATGCTGCAGAAACATGAACCAAACAGTCACAAGTGAATACAAAGACTAGATCATAAACAAATACAGCTAACTTGATAATTCAAGCTAAACTTTCAATCACGAGGCAGGCACAAGAGGTTGTACATATACACTAGGAATCCAATCCAGATTCAAATGCTCAGGCATCGTCGTCATCCAATCTCCCCTTCTTGTATGCCGTAAGAACATTCCATGCTCTGCTGCCAACCACATGTCATACTCCACAAAGTTCTGGACAAAGAAGTAGTTACAAAGGTTAGGATTTGAACCACGTCCCTTGTACAATTTTATTTTAACACGGTCAAACCACATGCCTAAAATGGTATGACCCCCTTTTACTTAAATATGAGGAATAATGACATTTTTTACTCTAATTAGACCACAGAGCATAGTCGAGCAAGATTCAAAACTCAAAAACATTCAATCCAACAAGCAGAAACAaagattaaataaataaaaaacataaGACAGATTAGCACATTATCTAAATCACTTCTGCGACTTCCACTGAGGATAACGATGGTTGATTTAGGGTCATTGCAAAGCACACTCAGAGGCCCTTTCAGCTCTGGATGCAACTTAAAGTTCATATCCTTCACTTGATCTCCGCCCCGTCTACCAGGAGTATCAATTGTTTCCGTCAACGCAGCATTGAATCCCTGAAATTTAGAAAGCATGTATGTGTCAGTATAGTTGCCTACAGTAGGTTTATGATAAACAACTGTTTGCATTAAATATTTATGGTAGAAATGCTAAAAAAATCACAAATAATTGGAAAAAGAAAAATTTCCCATCCATTTTACGTTATATTTCAGATTACAAACATGTcaactattttttttatacaaagcaaaagaacaccATGATTCAGAAAGTCCACAGACTACTTGAACACCATCTAACAagtaaaacaaaggaaaagcaTTCTGAAAAGTGAAAACTTAACGGCTAAAAGCTTATTTAGCATGATCGGACACCATGATAGCAGATTGATACGCTGGTAGTTAAGTGATGATGGTAGTATCTTTTTGTATGAATTGATTAGGTTGTATTGAGTTAGTTgggaatacaaaatacaattttgtcCACCGATATACcttctttgaaaaaaaatccaaaGTTGATTTTAAGGAGAAATGTCTTTTTACCGGAAAAGAGAAAATTCTTATAGACAAATCacaagttcaagaaacaaagtTAAGATTCATACTTCAGTGGGAAAGAACAGGGAATAGTGACATAAATTCAACTCTATTGCATAACATAGTCGTGTATCCCAGATTTCCAGTGGTTTGTAGGGTTCGAATTTTCACCTaccaaaatcaaaaatatttatTACAAGGGAGCAATAGCACTAAGTTTTTCCCATGTCAgttaaaatattaaatgtttAATCAAAACAGGGTTTAAAGCAAGGACCTCAGGTGCTTGACCCTTGGGCTGGCCAGCAGCCACAGCAATTGAGGTACCGGCCATAGTTAAGCCTAATAGAGCACACGCATATTTAAGTTTAAACATAGATCCGGTCTGTTCTAAAAGTTGGTTAAGAGTAAATGAATAAGGAACATACTGACATTTATAAGTAAACTATTATTACTAAATAAGAACTACTCCGTCCATTTCAATTTAGTTTGTTGACTTTCCTTTTTTTGTATGTCCCAATTTAGTCTTCCCTTTTCTAAAGTTGGCAATGACCCACTATTTTCTTAATTCAAaattttgtcaattactacctttGATATAAGCACTTCCAACACTTACTCCCTTTGTTCCTAAATAAATGCATCACTTGCCTTATTCGGCCGTTAACAAATTAATGCATCACTTCTATTTTCGGTAACTTCTACAATATTTAATTATTCTTTCCCCTCTTAAAATCTTTTTAAAACTTTGTTCAATCTCAAGTGTTGCATTTATTTAGGGACACAGGGAGTACTACCTTTTCAAACATTTTTTGAAAATTACTCTTCTAAAACATTTACATTAATAATGCTATCTCTATACGGTTCCGATACTTTTATTGTGATAACATCGATGTTGAACACTTGAACCCCCAATTGTTCATGTCCTTGCACTTGGAACCTTGGTGGTACATTAAAGACATGATTTGAACCACCGTATATTGGGTAAAAATAGTAATATCAATATAAATAGTTTGAAATTGTAgtaaaatttacaaacttttttgtggaaatttacaaatttacaaacttttttgTATAGGGACTAGGGAATAATGaacaaattttcattttttaattaCCCACTATAAAAGATAGGGTCCCACACTACTCCCACACTCTTACATCCAATAAAAAATCACTCCACTATATCCCAATCTCCCATCACATccactctctttttttttaattacatattcacaTTTGATGACCAAACACCAAAGTTTCTTAAACTAAATGCCATGATAAGTGAGCACACTAAATTGGGAAAAAGTGAGTACATAAGCAGATACTTCACATCTAATTAGCAATAAATTTTCAAACAAAGTTGCAGCTAAATTAAGAGTCAAAGAAAGAGCAAACAAAAGGCAAACTGTACAATACCAGTATGAGTAGTCGATTACTACAATCCAGGAAATTGTTCACAGCACATTCAACTGGAAGCGCAGGGCGAATTTGTGTTATCCTCAATTGTGCCTCTACAACTGTGTCGTTCAGTTCACTATAAAACGGAGCAGCAGTCAAGAAGAAAAACAATATCGCCAGAATTTTAGACAGGCTAAGATGCCAGATGTTCTATTTTGACAACTATAGAAAATATTCAGCTGAAAAATGGAGTACAGGGAAATAGGACAAGCTGTCCTCTAATAAGAAACCAATATCAAAAGATTAACCCAAAAATTTGAATCTCCCCTATTGACTAACTCATAAAAGCCCCAGGAGCTTTAGCAAAAAACTACGCCAAATTAGTGACTTTGTTACACAACAAATCACAACACAAGGGCGCCTGTGAAAAGAGACAGAAGTTTTGCTTcaaccacacacacacaccataCGGTACGTCGGTACATGATAAACATGATTTCACCCCAACCCCGCTCATACTTCCGCCACCCCCCAATCCCCTTCAGCCTCAACATAGTCAACAATCCTGCCCCCACCACAGCTGATAAGGATCAAAATGC encodes:
- the LOC110782684 gene encoding trifunctional UDP-glucose 4,6-dehydratase/UDP-4-keto-6-deoxy-D-glucose 3,5-epimerase/UDP-4-keto-L-rhamnose-reductase RHM1, with the protein product MSSYTPKNILITGAAGFIASHVANRLIRSYPDYKIVVLDKLDYCSNLKNLRPSQSSPNFKFVKGDIASADLVNYLLITESIDTIMHFAAQTHVDNSFGNSFEFTKNNIYGTHVLLEACKVTGQIRRFIHVSTDEVYGETDEDAVVGNHEASQLLPTNPYSATKAGAEMLVMAYGRSYGLPVITTRGNNVYGPNQFPEKLIPKFILLAMRGKPLPIHGDGSNVRSYLYCEDVAEAFEVILHKGEVGHVYNIGTKKERRVIDVATDVCKLFSKDPDASIKFVENRPFNDQRYFLDDEKLKILGWSERTTWEEGLKKTMEWYTSNPDWWGDVSGALLPHPRMLMMPGGIERHVEEADENGAASSEFTKTQTRMVVPITKNTVSSPRKPCFKFLIYGRTGWIGGVLGQLCEKQEIAFEYGKGRLENRESLIADIQNVKPTHVFNAAGVTGRPNVDWCESHKPETIRANVVGTLTLADVCREHGLLMMNFATGCIFEYDATHPMGSGIGFKEEDTPNFAGSFYSKTKAMVEELLKEYDNVCTLRVRMPISSDLNNPRNFITKISRYSKVVDIPNSMTVLDELLPISIEMAKRNLRGIWNFTNPGVVSHNEILEMYKNYMDPEFKWANFTIEEQAKVIVAARSNNEMDASKLKKEFPELLSIKDSLIKYVFEPNKKTNYSA